The following proteins come from a genomic window of Synechococcus sp. NB0720_010:
- a CDS encoding glutaredoxin — METPEHACPWGQRALQLLRAQGIPFEDHPLRSQAEVEAFKHAHGVTTTPQVFAGAERIGGYTELAKRLGVTAETAEVSYAPVIAVFLSALLINLALGGEIRGYMGLAICLLAMLKLMDIAAFAASFRKYDLLTQRWQAWGKLYPAVELLVGLGMLQSAESMGLEAVIGVTAVLLGVMGMVSVGKAVFVDHLALNCACVGGNSRTPLGVVSFAENLIMGLMGLAMLIQPVMALASGGAL, encoded by the coding sequence ATGGAGACGCCCGAGCATGCCTGTCCGTGGGGGCAGCGCGCGCTTCAGCTCCTGCGCGCCCAGGGGATTCCGTTTGAGGATCATCCTCTGCGCAGCCAGGCGGAGGTGGAAGCCTTCAAGCATGCCCACGGTGTGACCACCACGCCGCAGGTGTTTGCCGGCGCGGAGCGCATTGGGGGCTACACCGAGCTGGCGAAACGGCTTGGTGTCACCGCGGAAACAGCAGAGGTGTCCTACGCACCAGTGATCGCTGTGTTCCTGAGCGCTCTGTTGATCAACCTGGCATTAGGGGGCGAAATCCGGGGCTACATGGGCCTGGCGATCTGCCTGTTGGCGATGCTCAAGCTGATGGATATTGCGGCATTCGCTGCAAGCTTCCGCAAATATGACCTGCTCACGCAGCGTTGGCAGGCCTGGGGAAAACTGTATCCCGCTGTTGAGCTATTGGTGGGACTTGGGATGCTGCAATCGGCCGAGAGTATGGGCCTTGAAGCTGTGATTGGCGTGACAGCAGTGCTTCTCGGTGTGATGGGCATGGTCTCCGTCGGCAAAGCCGTGTTCGTCGATCACCTGGCACTGAACTGTGCCTGCGTGGGCGGCAACTCCCGCACACCGCTGGGGGTGGTGAGCTTCGCTGAGAATCTGATCATGGGGCTGATGGGTTTGGCGATGTTGATTCAGCCAGTGATGGCTCTTGCTTCTGGGGGTGCGTTGTGA
- a CDS encoding DUF411 domain-containing protein — MPPVAAIPVPAVVSAYRSPSCGCCKGWLDHLRQAGFTVKDYVTSNLASIKQRYGVPPQLQSCHTARIGGYTVEGHIPVSAIQRLLKERPQVAGIAVPGMPLGSPGMESPFKTESYTVFTFTESGRTQAFQTVEGDG, encoded by the coding sequence ATGCCTCCAGTCGCCGCCATACCTGTGCCTGCGGTGGTTTCCGCCTATCGCTCCCCAAGCTGTGGCTGCTGCAAAGGCTGGCTGGACCACCTCAGGCAAGCCGGCTTCACAGTGAAGGACTACGTGACGAGCAACCTTGCGAGCATCAAGCAGCGCTACGGCGTTCCACCTCAGCTGCAGTCCTGTCACACCGCCCGGATTGGGGGTTACACGGTTGAGGGTCATATTCCAGTGTCGGCGATTCAGCGGCTGCTGAAGGAACGCCCACAGGTGGCCGGAATTGCCGTACCCGGTATGCCGCTCGGTTCGCCCGGCATGGAATCACCGTTCAAGACAGAGAGCTACACGGTGTTCACCTTCACCGAATCCGGCCGGACCCAAGCCTTCCAGACGGTGGAGGGTGATGGCTAA
- a CDS encoding cell wall metabolism sensor histidine kinase WalK, translating to MGALLYGAGFAMGRLLLQSQDSAIRRELQALAGTLHDSLKPVLLPQAARPTPALVSVLPGLCIAGEPCKAPDSLVERHAISATDSDRYKLRVLDPNGALLASSPGAPILLPPAADQGWQLTQEPAGRRWLTYSIHLHHSNSNREPVWGFLQISHSLNDLDREAQQLVWLGHAVFLVALLAMGAASWWLAGLAMAPLLEAYQRQEQFSADVAHELRTPLANLMAVVETGRWDRVLAQGRRLQNLIGDLLLLASLERPCEREPATVCDLAEITADVMEDFSETAAAAQVSLIHTSWMSSAKVLGAETELSRLVINLLSNAMQHSPAGGAIDVSLKHQGRHFQLSITDNGPGIAEEMQGRIFDRFTRLDPSRSRLQGGSGLGLAIAQAIAVRHRAAIQVHSRTGCGSCFSLEIPAAEPPH from the coding sequence ATGGGTGCACTCCTTTACGGCGCGGGGTTCGCGATGGGACGGCTGTTGCTGCAGAGCCAGGACAGCGCCATCCGGCGTGAACTGCAAGCTCTTGCCGGCACCCTGCACGACAGTCTCAAGCCTGTCCTGCTGCCGCAGGCGGCCCGGCCCACGCCCGCACTTGTTTCGGTTCTACCGGGCCTCTGTATTGCAGGAGAGCCTTGCAAGGCACCGGATTCATTGGTTGAACGCCATGCCATCAGTGCCACCGATTCCGACCGCTACAAGCTGCGTGTTCTCGATCCCAACGGTGCTCTGCTGGCCAGCTCCCCCGGGGCTCCGATCCTGCTCCCGCCAGCGGCTGATCAAGGTTGGCAGCTCACGCAAGAACCCGCTGGCCGGCGCTGGCTCACCTACTCCATTCATCTGCATCACTCCAACAGCAACAGAGAACCCGTCTGGGGATTCCTTCAGATTTCACACAGCCTGAACGATCTGGACCGGGAAGCACAACAGCTGGTGTGGTTGGGACATGCTGTCTTCCTCGTTGCGCTGCTGGCCATGGGCGCTGCCAGCTGGTGGCTGGCTGGATTGGCGATGGCACCATTACTGGAGGCCTATCAGCGACAGGAGCAGTTCAGCGCCGATGTGGCCCACGAATTACGCACCCCGCTGGCCAACTTGATGGCAGTGGTGGAGACAGGACGCTGGGATCGGGTGCTGGCCCAGGGCCGGCGCCTGCAGAACCTGATCGGCGACCTGTTGTTGCTCGCCAGCCTTGAACGACCCTGCGAGCGGGAGCCGGCAACGGTGTGTGATCTCGCCGAGATCACGGCCGATGTGATGGAGGATTTTTCAGAGACAGCTGCGGCTGCTCAGGTGAGCCTGATTCACACGTCATGGATGTCCAGTGCCAAGGTGCTTGGGGCGGAGACAGAACTCAGCCGGCTTGTGATCAATCTGCTGAGCAACGCGATGCAGCACAGCCCAGCAGGTGGCGCGATCGACGTCTCCCTGAAGCACCAGGGTCGCCATTTCCAGCTTTCAATCACCGACAACGGACCTGGCATCGCTGAGGAGATGCAGGGCCGAATCTTTGATCGCTTCACGCGACTGGATCCGTCTCGCTCACGCCTCCAGGGTGGCAGTGGGCTGGGGCTGGCCATCGCGCAAGCCATCGCCGTCCGCCATCGCGCAGCAATCCAGGTGCACTCCAGGACTGGATGCGGCAGCTGCTTCTCCCTGGAGATTCCGGCGGCTGAGCCACCCCATTGA